The following are encoded together in the Scyliorhinus torazame isolate Kashiwa2021f chromosome 6, sScyTor2.1, whole genome shotgun sequence genome:
- the LOC140425315 gene encoding uncharacterized protein codes for MNPVTTQSTSQDREEPDFVYITPLTITQLRDACNKIEQFQPTADPHNFFERVRQQAVMYGLDKPEEVKLIVMSLDPSVSSALPDPQNVGGGSLQEIKAAILDMIGYNRGDPVEGLNRWRQKKGEHPIAYAVCFLIHFNAVFGDLVRAHFDNDNVITFVSHATEAGQKPCVIYDPADATHNEVWVLKRLSRAWEQSLHKKADQEKAETNMNPVRTHQDPAWVNEGRNEGQHPRAQAPRGCYNCGQKRRFARECNAPRTSNRTNNRTPHLGTMLGPYTVLAPDQIMQRPIAQINGVRTPQLVSATHSGTNQADQ; via the coding sequence atgaatccagtcaccacacagagcACGTCACAGGATCGCGAGGAGCCCGATTTTGTTTAcatcaccccactaaccatcacacaacTGAGAGATGCGTGCAACAAAATAGAACaattccaacccacagcagacccgcataatttctttgagcgagtaagacagcaagcggttatgtacggtctggacaaaccagaggaagttaagcttatagtcatgagccttgacccgtccgttagctcagcattaccagatccacagaatgtaggaggaggaagcctccaggagataaaggcagctattttagacatgattggttacaacagaggagaccccgtagaaggtctaaaCAGATGGAGACAAAAGAAGGGCGAGCATCCGATTGCATATGCAGTATGCTTTTTGATACACTTTAATGCGGTCTTTGGGGATTTAGTCCGCGCACACTTCGATAACGACAACGTAATCACTttcgtctcccacgccacagaagcaggtcaaaaaccCTGTGTGATTTAtgaccccgcagacgccacacataatgaagtttgggttttaaagagactttccagagcttgggaacaatccttaCATAaaaaggcagatcaggagaaggcagaaacgaatatgaacccagtcaggacacatcaggaccccgcatgggtaaatgagggtagaaatgaaggacagcaccccagagcacaggcaccacgaggttgctataattgtggacaaaagaGACGTTTCGCCCGCGAATGCaacgccccccgaaccagcaacagaACAAacaatcgaacgccccacctaggaacaatgttaggcccgtaCACAGTATTAGCGCCCGATCAGATAATGCAGCGACCAATAGCACAGAtcaacggtgttcggactccccaacttgtgtctgcgacacactctgggacaaatcaggcagaccagtag